One segment of Carya illinoinensis cultivar Pawnee chromosome 13, C.illinoinensisPawnee_v1, whole genome shotgun sequence DNA contains the following:
- the LOC122290764 gene encoding beta-glucosidase BoGH3B-like, with amino-acid sequence MRRFSIPMMGFMLLCYLATSTEAVYVKYKDPRQPLGARVKDLMRRMTLAEKIGQMVQIERSVAKPDVMKKYFIGSVLSGGGSVPAPEASAETWVNLVNEIQKGSLSTRLGIPMIYGIDAVHGHNNVYKATIFPHNVGLGVTRDPRLIKKIGAATALEVRATGIPYVFAPCIAVCRDPRWGRCYESYSEDHKIVQAMTEIIPGLQGDIPAKSRKGVPFVGGKQKVAACAKHFVGDGGTTNGIDENNTVINANGLFSIHMPAYPTSIIKGVATVMVSYSSWNGKKMHANGDLISGLLKGKLKFKGFVISDWYGIEKIDANYSCSVQAGVSAGIDMIMVPFNYTDFIHELTNQVKNNIIPMSRIDDAVKRILRVKFIMGLFENPLADLSLVSQLGNKKHRELAREAVRKSLVLLKNGKSADKPLLPLPKKTLKILVAGSHADNLGYQCGGFTITWQGLSGNDLTIGTTILNAVKNTVDPTTQVVYSENPDAGFVKSNKFSVAIVVVGEPSYAEMIGDSFNLTILEPGPSTINNVCGAVKCVVVVISGRPVVIQPYLAKIDALVAAWLPGTEGQGVADILFGDYGFTGKLACTWFKTVDQLPMNVGDSHYDPLFPFGFGLTTRATNN; translated from the exons ATGCGGAGATTCTCAATCCCCATGATGGGTTTCATGCTATTATGCTACTTGGCAACTTCTACTGAAGCAGTTTACGTGAAATACAAAGACCCAAGGCAGCCTTTGGGCGCTAGAGTCAAAGACCTCATGAGACGCATGACTCTTGCCGAAAAGATTGGCCAAATGGTGCAGATTGAGCGCAGCGTTGCCAAGCCCGATGTGATGAAGAAGTACTTCATTG GGAGTGTTTTGAGTGGTGGAGGGAGTGTACCGGCTCCGGAGGCCTCTGCAGAAACTTGGGTCAACCTGGTGAATGAGATCCAAAAGGGCTCTCTATCGACCCGCCTTGGGATTCCGATGATTTACGGGATTGATGCTGTCCACGGTCATAACAACGTCTACAAGGCCACTATTTTCCCCCACAATGTTGGGCTTGGAGTGACCAG GGATCCTCGACTTATCAAGAAGATTGGAGCTGCAACGGCCCTTGAAGTTAGAGCTACAGGAATTCCTTATGTTTTTGCTCCATGTATTGCG GTATGCAGGGACCCGAGATGGGGTCGGTGCTACGAAAGTTATAGTGAAGACCACAAAATTGTTCAAGCAATGACTGAGATCATACCTGGTTTGCAAGGAGATATTCCTGCAAAATCTCGAAAGGGTGTTCCCTTTGTTGGTGGAAA ACAAAAGGTTGCGGCCTGTGCCAAGCACTTTGTGGGAGATGGTGGCACAACCAATGGCATTGATGAGAATAATACTGTGATCAACGCAAATGGATTGTTCAGTATTCACATGCCTGCTTACCCTACCTCCATCATCAAGGGTGTTGCAACAGTCATGGTATCGTACTCAAGCTGGAATGGGAAGAAGATGCATGCTAATGGTGATCTTATCTCTGGTCTCCTAAAGGGAAAACTAAAGTTCAAG GGCTTTGTCATATCAGATTGGTATGGTATTGAAAAGATCGATGCTAACTATTCATGCTCTGTTCAAGCTGGAGTTAGTGCTGGAATTGACATG ATCATGGTCCCATTTAACTATACAGACTTCATTCACGAGCTAACCAATCAGGTGAAGAACAATATTATCCCAATGAGCAGGATCGATGATGCTGTGAAGAGAATCTTGAGGGTTAAATTTATCATGGGACTCTTCGAGAATCCACTAGCTGATCTCAGTCTTGTCAGCCAACTCGGTAATAAG AAACATAGAGAATTGGCAAGGGAGGCTGTACGAAAATCACTTGTACTATTAAAGAACGGAAAATCTGCTGACAAGCCCTTGCTTCCCCTCCCCAAGAAAACGCTGAAGATACTAGTTGCAGGAAGTCATGCTGACAATTTGGGCTATCAATGCGGAGGCTTCACGATTACGTGGCAGGGTCTTAGTGGCAATGATCTCACTATCG GTACAACAATCCTGAATGCCGTGAAAAATACAGTTGATCCTACCACCCAGGTTGTCTATAGTGAGAACCCTGATGCAGGATTTGTCAAGTCCAACAAATTTTCAGTCGCCATTGTTGTTGTGGGTGAGCCCTCGTATGCAGAAATGATTGGCGATAGCTTCAATCTAACTATACTAGAACCAGGGCCAAGCACTATAAACAACGTGTGTGGGGCTGTCAAGTGCGTTGTGGTAGTGATCTCTGGCCGCCCTGTTGTGATCCAGCCCTACCTGGCAAAGATTGATGCACTTGTTGCTGCTTGGCTTCCTGGAACTGAAGGCCAAGGCGTTGCTGACATATTGTTCGGTGACTATGGATTCACTGGCAAGCTCGCTTGTACGTGGTTCAAGACAGTGGACCAGCTCCCGATGAATGTTGGTGATTCACATTATGACCCTCTATTTCCTTTTGGATTTGGCTTGACAACTAGAGCTACCAATAACTAG